In bacterium, the sequence CGGTTTAATATCCTATTGAGAAAATTGTGCCCAAAAAGCAAGAAGTTCAACGTGAGTAGTACACAGTTCATTTGCCTGCTCTCGTTGTCTCCTCAGTTTTCGTTATAATATTCAGGATGAGTTGCCGGCGAAGCTACGTACTCCTTTTTTGCATGTTCCTTTTCCTGTTCGCCTGCAGACAGGAAAAACAAACCGGACCGCACGCTCAGCCCCAAGGCACCTCCTATAGCAATTCCGAAGGGATTGTCGTTGTTGCGACAAACGATTTTCACGCCGCACTGGACCGCGCGGAAGGTCTGGCATCTGTAGTCCGCGACCTTCGCAAAAAATATGGGGAGCGTATGGTTTATCTGGACGCAGGAGACCAATTCCAGGGGTCGCTTGAAGGAAATTTCAGCAAAGGAAAAGCCGTCGTGGAGTTTTTTAGCTTAATCGGATTGGATGCCGCGGCGATGGGAAATCATGAACTGGATTACGGCCCGGATGTGCCGCAAAGGGTGACTGTTCGCAAAGGGGAAGATGGCATGGGCGCTTTCAGAGAGCGCATCAAAGAAGCGAAGTATCCCTTTCTATCCGTAAACCTGATTCTGGATCCTGTTGTCAAGTGCGAAACAGGTCCGAATTGTAATGCGCTTGGCCAGCAAACAGTTCTTCCCTCTTCCGTGATTCTGGCAAAAGGGGAACAGAAAATCGGGGTCATTGGCGCAACAACGGAAATCACGGCGAATATCACGAATCCGGACTATCTGAAAAACAAACGCTTTGAGCCTCCCGCGCCTGCAATCATTGCGCAAGCAAAATGGCTCCGCGAAAAAAAGAAGTGCGATTGGGTTCTGCTTGTCATCCATGAAGGTCTCCGTTATGAATCAGACGGAAAGACTTTGAAGGATACCGCGCTGTATTCGGTGATCAAGGAGCTGCCCTCGGGTATTGTTGATGCAATTGTAGGCGGTCACAGCCATATTCGCGTGCAACAGGTTCTCGGGGGTTTTCCTCTGATCCAAACTGGAATCAGCGCGCAAACCGTCGGAGTCATGCACTTAAGCAGGAACAACGGCAAAGTTCAGGCCAGGTTTGAACCTTTTATAACCGTGCCGGATACAGCTGTGGCGTTTGACGTCACGAAACGATTGCTTCCTTATCGCCAAATGGCTTTGAATTTCAAGCGGCGGTATGTTGCGAAAACCACGGCGCCCTTCCCGCAGGATAAAACTGCGGAAAGCGCACTCGGAAACCTCATGGCTGACGCCGTGCTGTACGCAGCTCAGAGGCAAGACTCGGCGAATTTTTCATTGATGAACGCTGGAGGAATTCGCAGCAATCTTCCGGAAGGCACCGTGACTTATGACAACATTTTCAAACTGATGCCTTTCAGTAATAATCTGGCGATTGTTGATATCACAGGAAAGGAACTGCTTTCGCTGCTGGAAATTTGTTTCAGCGGAGTTCTCGGACCGCCGTCCATTAGCGGCTTAAAAGTGGCAACCATGAAAATGCCTCCGGGACAACCAGGTCCCTGGAACCGTGATCTTAATCAAGATGGGAAACGGGAAGATTGGGAACGCGACTTGCTCGTATCCGTAAAAGATGCCCGCGGAATGCCGATCGATGAAAAGAGAACCTATCGCCTCGCGACCAATACCTATCTGGTAGAAGGCGGCGATTTTCAGCATTTTGTGTACGACAAAATTCCTGCGTCCCGCATCCACATCCATCATGAATTATTCATTCGTGATGTGCTTGCAGATTATTTCAAGGCCCAATCTCCCCTCGCCCCCGCTCACTATTTTACGGAAAACAAAGCGCGTATTTCGTACGTGAAACAGCCTGCTTCCGGTTCATGAATTAAAGCGAGTTACTTAATCCTCTCCCACCGCACTGATTGAATCAGAGCCCGGTCATCGTACTGATTCGGGCCCTTCAACGGAGCCAGCTCAATGAGAATCAACCAGATCTCCTTCCGGTCGTACGCTTTCATAATTGTTTCCCGCAAACCCGCGGCATCGCGCGCAAAAACTCTTTCGGACTTCGCAGGATTTAAAGAATTCTCCAGAAAAAATGTGCGAAAGACATGTGGATCACCGCCGATCAGGATCAATGCGTTTGTTCCAACACCTCTGGCTTTCACAAGATCTAACAACTCTCTGGATTGTCCGTGATAAACCTGCCTGTGATAGTCCATCTGCTGAGGCAACGTAGATACCAGAGGGTAGAGAAACAATAAGGCGAGCAACAGCGCGGTTTTTCTCCCGGTAAAACGCTCGATCCAACTTCCGAGAATTTGAATAGATCGCGCAGCAAGTATCGCGAGGAAGCCAACAGCTTCGTAAATATAACGCGGACCCGCATAGACAATGTCTCTGTAGTAATAAAAAGAATAGGCAAAGAGCAAACCAAGAAAGCAGAGAAACAAAAGGAAATCCAGTTTCCACTTCTTGTGAGGAAATAGGATCGGAACAAAAATCAGCAGGTCAGGCCAGGGCCATCCCCACAGAGTGTGATTCAGATTCGAAAAATACCAGGGAACATTTGAACGAAAGTAGTGAAACAACGAGCCTCGAAACTGTGCGTCCGCATCATAGGAGTATCCGGTGTGAAAGAAACCGCCATAGAGCAAATAGTTGTAAATGCAAAACAGGACTAACAATGGAATTGAGCCGGCAAAAACTTGCCCTAGCATTTTCTTTTTCTGTTCCGCATTCCAAAAGGCCCACAACAACAAGGGGAGCAGCAAAGGTGGGGCCGTGTAAGGACGGATCGTAAATGCGAAAGCTCCTAGAATGCCCGCTATCAGATAATCATTGCGCCGGCCGCGAAAAAGGAAAAAGACGCACCATATGGCAAAGCACAAGCCAGATTGATGAGCCATGAATCCTGCTCCCATCAATAACACAAAGGGTGAGGTGGCAAACGCGATGACAGCCAGAAGCGCAGTCCTGTCATCGAAAAATTGTTTTGTGACCTTGAAAAGACCGATGATCGAAATGCCAAGCAGGAGTGGATTGATCAACCAGGGAGCGCCGATCCACCAGCCGGGCGCGAGCAACAGAGGCCAACCAGGGGGATACAGAGTGCGCCAGCGTCCTGACTCGCGAAGTATGTGGTCCCATCGCACGGTAAAAGCTTCCGGAACCGAAGGAGGTTCCACCCATAAACGACCTGCCGAAAGAATGCGGCCTTGATAGAGATAAGCAAGCTCATCCGGAATATGCGGAATTAAACCGAGCACACTCCAACATAGCAGGGCGCTTGCAATCGTGCTTGCGATGGCAATCAACAGAACGATCCGGTTCATTGTACGAACTAGCTTAAGTGACTCTGTTGTATTATCAAAGAGCTATGAAATCATTCTCGATTTTGATTGCAGTTTTGGTTGCTTCTCTTCTGTACGCGACCTGGGCGCCTGCTGTTTTGCGGACATCAACTTGATGCGAGCAATCGAAACGGATCTTGTTTCCGTTGTTTGAAGAGGCTTTTCGCCGTTCGCTCCAGAAAAGAGTAAAAAAGAAACGTGGAAAAGTCTACAAACAGGAATAGCTTTAATACCGCCAAGACGCCAAATTTAGAAGGAAAGATTAATCGTTTCTACCGCGCCCTCTTTCGGTTTCTGCGTTGTGAAATGAACGTTGCCGTTGCTGTCCATGTATTTGTAAATGGTTTTCGGAGGTTGCACTTTAGCCTGCAACATTACACCGGAAGCGTAGTCTGATTTTCCGTAGAGTGTGA encodes:
- a CDS encoding bifunctional metallophosphatase/5'-nucleotidase, with protein sequence MSCRRSYVLLFCMFLFLFACRQEKQTGPHAQPQGTSYSNSEGIVVVATNDFHAALDRAEGLASVVRDLRKKYGERMVYLDAGDQFQGSLEGNFSKGKAVVEFFSLIGLDAAAMGNHELDYGPDVPQRVTVRKGEDGMGAFRERIKEAKYPFLSVNLILDPVVKCETGPNCNALGQQTVLPSSVILAKGEQKIGVIGATTEITANITNPDYLKNKRFEPPAPAIIAQAKWLREKKKCDWVLLVIHEGLRYESDGKTLKDTALYSVIKELPSGIVDAIVGGHSHIRVQQVLGGFPLIQTGISAQTVGVMHLSRNNGKVQARFEPFITVPDTAVAFDVTKRLLPYRQMALNFKRRYVAKTTAPFPQDKTAESALGNLMADAVLYAAQRQDSANFSLMNAGGIRSNLPEGTVTYDNIFKLMPFSNNLAIVDITGKELLSLLEICFSGVLGPPSISGLKVATMKMPPGQPGPWNRDLNQDGKREDWERDLLVSVKDARGMPIDEKRTYRLATNTYLVEGGDFQHFVYDKIPASRIHIHHELFIRDVLADYFKAQSPLAPAHYFTENKARISYVKQPASGS
- a CDS encoding glycosyltransferase family 39 protein, which produces MNRIVLLIAIASTIASALLCWSVLGLIPHIPDELAYLYQGRILSAGRLWVEPPSVPEAFTVRWDHILRESGRWRTLYPPGWPLLLAPGWWIGAPWLINPLLLGISIIGLFKVTKQFFDDRTALLAVIAFATSPFVLLMGAGFMAHQSGLCFAIWCVFFLFRGRRNDYLIAGILGAFAFTIRPYTAPPLLLPLLLWAFWNAEQKKKMLGQVFAGSIPLLVLFCIYNYLLYGGFFHTGYSYDADAQFRGSLFHYFRSNVPWYFSNLNHTLWGWPWPDLLIFVPILFPHKKWKLDFLLFLCFLGLLFAYSFYYYRDIVYAGPRYIYEAVGFLAILAARSIQILGSWIERFTGRKTALLLALLFLYPLVSTLPQQMDYHRQVYHGQSRELLDLVKARGVGTNALILIGGDPHVFRTFFLENSLNPAKSERVFARDAAGLRETIMKAYDRKEIWLILIELAPLKGPNQYDDRALIQSVRWERIK